The Cyprinus carpio isolate SPL01 chromosome A10, ASM1834038v1, whole genome shotgun sequence nucleotide sequence aagagagagagagagagagagagagagagagtctgtgtctCTCAAAATTTTTcagcagcagcatctctactatcatgcaaactttaatttaattttcttcatgAACAGTGCCATAGTTACCTCGATTGTGAGAAATATCAtgtagcttttaaaataaaatcgcCAGAGTAGCAATAACAACATTAGCGCATGTATGTTTCTGTACTGTAAGTTATGTATGTGCGTCTGTAggaagagggagagggagagacagagtaGGCCTATGTGCTTTAcctacataataaaacataattatgtaGCAAAACATGGAAATTATCTGTTGTTTTTAtcatattacttatttatttgtctaaccagtgttgttgtgggttttggttattGTGCTGTTGTAAGACCTTTGAAATAACAGAAATCATTTGGTGAAGTGATATGAACATAAAATGCAGTCCAGAGCTGCCTGGAGCTACGTTCGCTGtgtgtttccctgaaaataattgcacaccttagaacattcgtcagccaatcagattcaagcattcaatggccccctaagtataaacataaaatactcaCCACACAAACATTTTGCATAACATATTTGAGTATTAAGACTTTTCAGTgttgaatgaaacatttattaatgctCAATATTTCTCCCTCTTTGTCCACCATTTGGAATTAATTTGTAGCAATACATTCTGAGTCTTCCTTCTCTTTGGAAGAATGCATATGATGTCGTCCAATAATCTTTCTATAACAAAGTGTCTTAAGTCTGCATAATTAAGATGTTTATCTTTCAGAAGCACAAActgatgcattaaaatgcaacTTCTGTAGGCAGATTACAAGGTTTAGCATAAGTATCCCTATCTGTATGTATCTGAAATCAGGAAAACATGATGACACCTTGCAAAATATGTATATGTCTATTTTCAGGGAGTGATCTTTGATCTCAGAGAACTGATCTCAACTTCTCAGAGAAGACGAAAAAATTTAATCAAACCCTTAAGCAATTATTAATGATAGTCTGTAAAAATGTCCATCATAGAGGATTCTGGCTGAAATATTCTAAGAGTAAGAATGTGCTTAACTGACATTTTAAACCAGGGGTAAAAGAAAGCATAAATAAGAGGATTCAGACCTGAGTTAATATACAAAAACCATAATAGAATATAGGCTGTGGTGGAAGCCATTCCTGTGTTTTCTgttaaagacaaaataaagaaGGGAATCCAGCAAACTAGATAAACTGTGACAATGATTCCTAATGTCAGAGCtgcttttctttcagatttcCTCTTTACAGAAGATTCATTTATATGTTTTCCACCCTTCACCAGTGAGTTTATAACTTTCACTTGCTGATGTGCAACATAAAATATCCTCAAATACAAGGTTATGATAAGGGTACAAGGAATCAAGAAAGATAAAAATAGATTAAGGACTGTCCAGTCAGAAGTGATCATAATTGTACATTCTCCATAACATGCATATTTCTTGTGTGAGAGACTCATGACTATTGCAATGTTATACGCTGAAGAGCAAAACCAGCAAAGACTgacaataattaatgttttagttgTGGTTATTTTCTGTGGGTACAATAAAGGGTGACACACAGCCACAAAACGATCAACAGCAACTAAAACCAAATTACTGAGAGATGCTGAAAAGAGAAGTCCCATCATTGTTAGAAACAGCCTGCAGAAAGTGTCTCCAAAGTACCAACATGTTTCAATGAGCCTAGTAGCCTCTATGGGCATCACAATAAGTCCAACAAGCATGTCAGCCACAGCTAGAGAAAGAATGATCAGGTTGGTTGGAGTGTGAAGCTtcttgaagtgagagatggagatgatcaccagcaggttcagaaacacagtccacgctgacagcaatgagaaaaacacaaacatgataTTGTATTCATATCTAGAGCGCATTCCCTTGATACATGATGAGTTGATGGCAGGAAAGCAGTATTGAGTCTCATGATTCTCTGTCTCATAGGCCATGAGTGAATCTCCTCCTGTTAGGTgtttgttctgttctgctctgctTACTGTCCTGTCCTTTATACAGTGCCTGGATCAGACTGACCCATTCTGATGA carries:
- the LOC109080460 gene encoding trace amine-associated receptor 13c-like encodes the protein MAYETENHETQYCFPAINSSCIKGMRSRYEYNIMFVFFSLLSAWTVFLNLLVIISISHFKKLHTPTNLIILSLAVADMLVGLIVMPIEATRLIETCWYFGDTFCRLFLTMMGLLFSASLSNLVLVAVDRFVAVCHPLLYPQKITTTKTLIIVSLCWFCSSAYNIAIVMSLSHKKYACYGECTIMITSDWTVLNLFLSFLIPCTLIITLYLRIFYVAHQQVKVINSLVKGGKHINESSVKRKSERKAALTLGIIVTVYLVCWIPFFILSLTENTGMASTTAYILLWFLYINSGLNPLIYAFFYPWFKMSVKHILTLRIFQPESSMMDIFTDYH